From one Rattus norvegicus strain BN/NHsdMcwi chromosome 7, GRCr8, whole genome shotgun sequence genomic stretch:
- the Zfp955bl1 gene encoding zinc finger protein OZF-like isoform X1, with the protein MFESREALERCAPSTLLTVFSLREDTWMHRKQKMEPVTFEDVSVNFSLGEWALLDSYQKKLYRDVMMETFMNLISIGKTEEESMDVNYQMLQRNRRIQVVEKFCDCEHGSQCGKTHQQKTEHIANGESHPAIAAYESSVNIKDINSHSSSDALLRGQNEEKPYRCQELIGKAIKREKCWKDVIYSESFQTLERVPATENICENKHTNESYRIPTSQQDYERTHTGDELHQYKQFEKTLKGESYIQIYERIHTGEKPFACKQCGEAFVNSSHLTKHQRIHTREKTYSCRHCGETFLYSMARHNHEKIHKRERSFICKHCGKACIHSFQLLQHERRHTREKRYTCDQCGKAFRRSSNLHKHERIHSEKKRYACKHCGKAFITAGNCYNHERIHTAEKTYVCKQCGKGFTLPSYLRKHARIHTGEKPYTCKYCGKTFTHSGAHYRHEKIHTREKPYVCVECGQAFTFSKSLQIHERTHTTREKFYECNQCGKAFTCFLYLRRHEKSHNGKKPIG; encoded by the exons GAGCCAGTGACCTTTGAGGATGTGTCTGTGAACTTCAGTCTAGGAGAATGGGCTCTGCTGGATTCCTACCAAAAGAAGCTCTACAGAGATGTGATGATGGAGACCTTTATGAACCTGATCTCCATAg gaaagacagaggaagaaagtaTGGATGTGAATTACCAGATGCTCCAGAGAAATCGGAG aattcAGGTGGTTGAGAAATTCTGTGACTGTGAACATGGTAGTCAGTGTGGAAAGACCCACCAACAGAAGACAGAGCATATTGCTAATGGGGAGAGTCATCCTGCAATCGCAGCCTATGAAAGCAGTGTGAATATAAAAGACATCAATAGTCACTCATCCTCAGATGCGCTCCTTAGAGGTCAAAATGAAGAGAAACCATACAGATGTCAAGAACTCATAGGAAAGGCTATTAAACGTGAAAAATGTTGGAAAGATGTTATTTATTCTGAATCCTTCCAGACACTTGAGAGGGTTCCTGCTACAGAGAACATTTGTGAAAATAAACACACCAATGAATCTTACAGGATTCCCACTTCTCAACAAGATTATGAGAGAACTCACACTGGAGATGAGCTACACCAGTATAAACAATTTGAGAAAACCTTAAAGGGAGAAagttatattcaaatatatgaaaggatccatactggagaaaaaccatTTGCATGTAAGCAGTGTGGAGAAGCCTTTGTTAATTCCAGTCACCTGACCAAACATCAGAGAATTCACACAAGAGAGAAAACATACTCATGTAGACATTGTGGTGAAACTTTCCTGTATTCCATGGCCCGTCACAATCATGAAAAAATTCACAAAAGAGAACGTAGTTTCATATGTAAACATTGTGGGAAAGCATGCATCCACTCTTTTCAACTTCTTCAGCATGAAAGACGTCACACTCGAGAAAAACGTTACACATGTGATCAATGTGGCAAAGCATTTAGACGGTCCTCAAACCTTCACAAACATGAAAGAATTCACAGTGAAAAGAAACGTTATGCATGTAAACATTGTGGGAAAGCTTTTATCACTGCGGGCAACTGTTACAACCATGAAAGAATTCACACTGCAGAAAAAACGTATGTTTGCAAGCAGTGTGGGAAAGGATTTACACTTCCCTCATACCTTCGAAAACATGCaagaattcacactggagagaagccctatacATGTAAATATTGTGGGAAAACCTTCACCCATTCTGGTGCTCATTATAGGCATGAAAAAATTCACACTAGAGAGAAACCATATGTATGTGTAGAGTGTGGGCAGGCATTCACCTTTTCCAAATCCcttcaaatacatgaaagaactcATACTACTAGAGAGAAATTTTATGAGTGTAACCAGTGTGGAAAAGCTTTTACATGTTTCTTATACCTTCGAAGGCATGAAAAATCTCACAATGGGAAGAAACCCATTGGGTAG
- the Zfp955bl1 gene encoding zinc finger protein OZF-like isoform X2 — MMETFMNLISIGKTEEESMDVNYQMLQRNRRIQVVEKFCDCEHGSQCGKTHQQKTEHIANGESHPAIAAYESSVNIKDINSHSSSDALLRGQNEEKPYRCQELIGKAIKREKCWKDVIYSESFQTLERVPATENICENKHTNESYRIPTSQQDYERTHTGDELHQYKQFEKTLKGESYIQIYERIHTGEKPFACKQCGEAFVNSSHLTKHQRIHTREKTYSCRHCGETFLYSMARHNHEKIHKRERSFICKHCGKACIHSFQLLQHERRHTREKRYTCDQCGKAFRRSSNLHKHERIHSEKKRYACKHCGKAFITAGNCYNHERIHTAEKTYVCKQCGKGFTLPSYLRKHARIHTGEKPYTCKYCGKTFTHSGAHYRHEKIHTREKPYVCVECGQAFTFSKSLQIHERTHTTREKFYECNQCGKAFTCFLYLRRHEKSHNGKKPIG, encoded by the exons ATGATGGAGACCTTTATGAACCTGATCTCCATAg gaaagacagaggaagaaagtaTGGATGTGAATTACCAGATGCTCCAGAGAAATCGGAG aattcAGGTGGTTGAGAAATTCTGTGACTGTGAACATGGTAGTCAGTGTGGAAAGACCCACCAACAGAAGACAGAGCATATTGCTAATGGGGAGAGTCATCCTGCAATCGCAGCCTATGAAAGCAGTGTGAATATAAAAGACATCAATAGTCACTCATCCTCAGATGCGCTCCTTAGAGGTCAAAATGAAGAGAAACCATACAGATGTCAAGAACTCATAGGAAAGGCTATTAAACGTGAAAAATGTTGGAAAGATGTTATTTATTCTGAATCCTTCCAGACACTTGAGAGGGTTCCTGCTACAGAGAACATTTGTGAAAATAAACACACCAATGAATCTTACAGGATTCCCACTTCTCAACAAGATTATGAGAGAACTCACACTGGAGATGAGCTACACCAGTATAAACAATTTGAGAAAACCTTAAAGGGAGAAagttatattcaaatatatgaaaggatccatactggagaaaaaccatTTGCATGTAAGCAGTGTGGAGAAGCCTTTGTTAATTCCAGTCACCTGACCAAACATCAGAGAATTCACACAAGAGAGAAAACATACTCATGTAGACATTGTGGTGAAACTTTCCTGTATTCCATGGCCCGTCACAATCATGAAAAAATTCACAAAAGAGAACGTAGTTTCATATGTAAACATTGTGGGAAAGCATGCATCCACTCTTTTCAACTTCTTCAGCATGAAAGACGTCACACTCGAGAAAAACGTTACACATGTGATCAATGTGGCAAAGCATTTAGACGGTCCTCAAACCTTCACAAACATGAAAGAATTCACAGTGAAAAGAAACGTTATGCATGTAAACATTGTGGGAAAGCTTTTATCACTGCGGGCAACTGTTACAACCATGAAAGAATTCACACTGCAGAAAAAACGTATGTTTGCAAGCAGTGTGGGAAAGGATTTACACTTCCCTCATACCTTCGAAAACATGCaagaattcacactggagagaagccctatacATGTAAATATTGTGGGAAAACCTTCACCCATTCTGGTGCTCATTATAGGCATGAAAAAATTCACACTAGAGAGAAACCATATGTATGTGTAGAGTGTGGGCAGGCATTCACCTTTTCCAAATCCcttcaaatacatgaaagaactcATACTACTAGAGAGAAATTTTATGAGTGTAACCAGTGTGGAAAAGCTTTTACATGTTTCTTATACCTTCGAAGGCATGAAAAATCTCACAATGGGAAGAAACCCATTGGGTAG